The proteins below come from a single Pseudarthrobacter sp. SSS035 genomic window:
- the ftsW gene encoding putative lipid II flippase FtsW, whose protein sequence is MVSTPTRSPAPRPRAGKPASPVKSTVTLPDRIRDSYQAFWSTLEGTGTSKNGSTYYLILGSTLALTAIGIMMVLSASSVESIAAGKSPYGDALKQGMFAAIGIFTMFVLSRINVVWLKRLAWPGLGGALVLLVLVQVIGDEVNGNKNWIDLGGITFQPSEASKLTLALWMATVLARKGKLLRRWPHVLIPAVPLAGGVIGLVLLGNDLGTAMIIMMITAAALFFAGVPLYLFGFAALAAVAGTAVMAITSSNRMCRITSWWTGQSCADGIDANYQATNGLYGLASGGWFGVGLGQSRQKYSWIPEAHNDFIFAIIGEELGLVGTVVVLVLFAILGAAIYRVVVAQEDTFHRVLAGTIMVWLLGQATVNMAVVTGLMPVIGVPLPFISYGGSALLMSLCAVGVVLSLAREQMAPALRPKKLLKLGAKKAGGAAGRKPAGRKTAGPTTVARKTASPTTTARKRT, encoded by the coding sequence ATGGTCAGCACGCCCACCCGGTCGCCGGCCCCCCGGCCGCGCGCCGGGAAACCCGCTTCTCCCGTAAAGTCCACCGTCACCCTGCCGGACCGGATCCGGGACTCGTACCAAGCCTTCTGGTCCACGCTGGAAGGAACCGGCACCTCCAAGAACGGCTCAACCTATTACCTGATCCTTGGTTCCACGCTGGCCCTGACCGCCATCGGCATCATGATGGTGCTATCGGCCTCCAGCGTCGAATCCATCGCTGCCGGAAAATCGCCCTACGGCGACGCCCTCAAGCAGGGAATGTTCGCCGCCATCGGCATCTTCACCATGTTTGTCCTCTCCCGCATCAACGTGGTCTGGCTGAAGCGCCTGGCCTGGCCCGGACTGGGCGGGGCCCTTGTCCTCCTGGTCCTGGTGCAGGTGATCGGAGACGAAGTCAACGGCAACAAGAACTGGATCGACCTGGGCGGCATCACGTTCCAGCCGTCCGAGGCATCCAAGCTGACTCTGGCGCTGTGGATGGCCACCGTCCTGGCCAGGAAAGGGAAGCTGCTGCGGCGCTGGCCCCACGTGCTGATCCCGGCCGTGCCGCTGGCGGGCGGGGTCATCGGCCTGGTCCTGCTGGGCAATGACCTGGGCACGGCCATGATCATCATGATGATCACTGCTGCCGCCCTCTTCTTCGCCGGCGTACCGCTGTACCTGTTCGGGTTCGCCGCCCTGGCCGCGGTCGCCGGCACGGCCGTCATGGCCATCACCAGCTCAAACCGCATGTGCCGCATCACCTCGTGGTGGACAGGCCAGTCCTGTGCCGACGGCATTGACGCCAACTACCAGGCCACCAACGGGCTGTACGGGCTCGCGTCCGGCGGCTGGTTCGGGGTTGGCCTGGGCCAAAGCCGGCAGAAGTACAGCTGGATCCCGGAAGCCCACAACGACTTCATCTTCGCCATCATCGGCGAGGAACTCGGCCTGGTGGGCACCGTCGTCGTGCTTGTCCTTTTTGCCATCCTTGGCGCCGCCATCTACCGCGTAGTGGTGGCGCAGGAGGATACGTTCCACCGGGTGCTGGCCGGCACCATCATGGTGTGGCTGCTGGGGCAGGCCACGGTCAACATGGCCGTGGTGACAGGGCTGATGCCCGTGATCGGCGTGCCGCTGCCATTCATTTCCTACGGCGGTTCGGCACTGCTGATGTCGCTCTGCGCCGTGGGGGTGGTGCTGTCGCTCGCCCGCGAACAGATGGCGCCCGCCCTCAGGCCGAAGAAACTGCTCAAACTCGGCGCCAAGAAGGCCGGGGGAGCCGCTGGCCGCAAACCTGCTGGCCGGAAAACCGCCGGCCCGACTACCGTTGCCCGCAAGACCGCCAGCCCCACAACAACCGCAAGAAAGCGTACGTAG
- a CDS encoding UDP-N-acetylmuramoyl-L-alanyl-D-glutamate--2,6-diaminopimelate ligase → MSEQNASASNAGPAGEPAPARFRPTAVAAVSLDTIGDAIGVQVPGASAAISVTGISLNSRTVEQGDLYVALPGASRHGADFVSQAVGRGAVAVLTDDAGARLLALSADTAEASVPVLVVDGPRNVVGPLSAMIYQSQPAAGRTPRLYGVTGTNGKTTTTYFINALLRALGQQTGLIGTIEILAGGEPVPSLLTTPESPDLHGLLALMRERGLDAASMEVSSHAVSFQRVDGVLFDVAGFTNLTQDHLDLHGTMEDYFATKAELFTPGRALKAVVTVDDEWGRRLAATAGIPVTTLSMTPGGAPTDWTVTSTSARGLGTGFSLQGPDGVTLNVHTGLPGTFNVANAALATVMVLASGMESATVQAALDHHDPFTVAVPGRMQLVSDEPAAVVDFAHNTDALARALEAVRSPLPGSRVIVVFGATGQRDQGKRPAMGAVAAKLADIVIVTDDDPHDEDPAAIRADVLAGARSAREQESPECVIEEVYPRDAAIRRAVELAGPADTILVAGRGHEVWQEVKGVNLALDDRVELRNALTARGFTVLRDDRIES, encoded by the coding sequence TTGTCAGAGCAGAACGCATCAGCCAGCAACGCGGGGCCGGCAGGGGAACCGGCCCCCGCGCGGTTCCGGCCTACGGCAGTTGCTGCCGTCAGCCTGGACACGATCGGCGACGCGATCGGTGTGCAGGTCCCGGGCGCCTCCGCTGCCATCAGCGTCACGGGAATTTCACTGAACTCGCGAACCGTGGAGCAGGGCGACCTGTATGTGGCGCTGCCTGGTGCTTCCCGCCATGGCGCAGACTTCGTGTCGCAGGCGGTCGGCAGGGGAGCGGTGGCCGTCCTGACCGACGACGCCGGCGCACGCCTTCTCGCGCTGTCTGCGGATACCGCCGAAGCATCGGTGCCGGTGCTTGTGGTGGACGGACCGCGCAACGTGGTGGGGCCGCTGTCCGCCATGATCTACCAGAGCCAGCCAGCAGCCGGGCGGACGCCGCGCTTGTACGGTGTGACGGGAACCAACGGCAAGACCACCACCACGTACTTCATCAACGCCTTGCTCCGTGCGCTCGGGCAGCAGACCGGCCTGATCGGAACCATCGAAATCCTGGCGGGCGGAGAACCGGTTCCCAGCCTCCTGACCACGCCTGAGTCACCGGATCTCCACGGCTTGCTCGCCCTCATGCGGGAACGGGGACTGGACGCCGCGTCCATGGAAGTCTCCTCCCACGCCGTATCCTTCCAGCGGGTGGACGGTGTGCTCTTCGACGTTGCCGGTTTCACGAACCTGACGCAGGACCATCTGGACCTGCACGGGACCATGGAGGACTACTTCGCCACAAAGGCGGAGCTGTTCACGCCCGGCCGTGCCCTTAAGGCTGTTGTAACGGTCGACGACGAATGGGGCCGCAGGCTTGCGGCCACGGCAGGGATCCCGGTCACCACCCTCTCGATGACACCCGGCGGAGCTCCCACCGACTGGACCGTAACGTCCACCTCCGCGCGTGGGCTGGGTACGGGCTTCAGCCTGCAGGGACCCGACGGCGTTACCCTGAATGTCCACACCGGCCTGCCGGGCACTTTCAACGTGGCCAACGCCGCGCTGGCCACGGTAATGGTCCTGGCCAGCGGGATGGAATCCGCCACCGTGCAGGCCGCCCTGGACCACCACGACCCCTTCACTGTCGCGGTACCGGGACGGATGCAGCTCGTCTCCGACGAACCGGCGGCCGTCGTGGACTTCGCCCACAACACTGATGCCCTGGCACGGGCACTGGAAGCGGTCAGGTCGCCGCTGCCCGGCTCCCGGGTGATCGTCGTTTTCGGAGCCACCGGACAGCGCGACCAGGGCAAGCGTCCCGCCATGGGCGCCGTCGCCGCAAAGTTGGCCGACATCGTCATCGTCACGGATGACGACCCCCACGACGAGGACCCTGCGGCCATCAGGGCAGATGTGCTGGCGGGCGCACGGTCAGCGCGCGAACAGGAGTCTCCGGAGTGTGTCATCGAAGAGGTTTATCCCCGCGACGCCGCCATCCGGCGCGCCGTGGAACTGGCCGGTCCGGCCGACACCATTCTGGTGGCCGGCCGCGGCCATGAGGTCTGGCAGGAAGTCAAGGGCGTCAATCTTGCACTGGACGACCGTGTGGAACTGCGGAACGCCTTGACAGCCAGGGGATTCACCGTTCTCCGAGACGACCGGATAGAGTCCTAG
- the murD gene encoding UDP-N-acetylmuramoyl-L-alanine--D-glutamate ligase, with amino-acid sequence MGCAPVTVSPRLQDLVSWDSDWAGLRVAVTGIGVSGFAAADTLIELGARVVVVDAATSETAEAQADTLKIVGAVDVLLGEEAVNRIPKIDGSFPDLIVTSPGWRPDQALLAAAARAHIPVWGDVELAWRLRVRAGHKTADWLTITGTNGKTTTVGLTASMLQAAGLKAIAVGNVGTPILDALRDPVEYDVFAVELSSFQLHWAETLSPVASVCLNVAEDHVDWHGSYNSYLADKAKVYARTQKACIFNAEQIETERMVEDADVVEGCRAVGFTTLTPAISMLGVVEGLLVDRAFIEERRDSAAELASMTDLGQVAPRHMVANALAAAALVRAYGVDAKAVRQGIQDYVPGNHRIQPVAKQNGVLWVNDSKATNPHAAAASLATFENVIWIAGGLSKGVSYDHLVRDHAARLKAVVLIGTDTAALAEALQRHAPDVPVITTPPGDTENMQTAATGGATTDSSPDSGAAVMSRAVASAAQLAASGDTVLMAPAAASMDQFSSYAHRGDAFIEAVRELVEGQAQTGEE; translated from the coding sequence ATGGGTTGTGCTCCTGTGACTGTTTCTCCCCGCCTGCAAGACCTGGTCAGTTGGGATTCTGACTGGGCAGGGCTGCGCGTTGCAGTCACCGGCATCGGAGTGTCCGGGTTCGCCGCGGCAGATACCCTCATCGAACTCGGTGCCCGGGTGGTGGTGGTTGATGCCGCCACGTCCGAGACGGCTGAGGCTCAGGCCGACACCCTGAAGATCGTCGGCGCCGTGGACGTGCTCCTGGGCGAGGAAGCCGTCAACAGGATCCCCAAGATCGATGGCAGCTTCCCCGACCTCATCGTGACCTCCCCGGGTTGGCGGCCTGACCAGGCGCTCCTGGCGGCCGCTGCGCGCGCCCACATTCCGGTCTGGGGCGACGTCGAGCTTGCTTGGCGCCTGCGGGTCCGGGCCGGGCACAAGACCGCTGACTGGCTGACCATCACCGGCACCAACGGCAAGACCACCACGGTGGGCCTGACGGCGTCGATGCTGCAGGCCGCCGGCCTGAAGGCCATCGCGGTCGGCAATGTGGGCACCCCCATCCTGGACGCCCTCCGCGACCCCGTGGAATACGACGTCTTCGCGGTTGAACTATCCAGCTTCCAGCTGCATTGGGCTGAAACGCTGTCGCCGGTGGCCAGCGTCTGCCTGAACGTGGCTGAGGACCACGTTGACTGGCACGGTTCCTACAATTCCTACCTCGCGGACAAGGCCAAGGTCTATGCGCGGACCCAGAAGGCCTGCATCTTCAACGCGGAACAGATCGAGACCGAACGGATGGTTGAGGACGCTGACGTTGTGGAGGGCTGCCGGGCCGTCGGCTTCACCACACTCACGCCGGCCATCAGCATGCTCGGCGTGGTGGAGGGCCTGCTCGTGGACCGCGCGTTTATCGAGGAACGCAGGGACAGCGCCGCCGAGCTGGCATCGATGACCGACCTGGGGCAGGTTGCACCCCGGCACATGGTGGCGAACGCCCTGGCGGCTGCGGCCCTGGTCCGGGCCTACGGTGTGGATGCGAAGGCCGTGCGCCAGGGAATCCAGGACTACGTGCCGGGCAACCACCGCATCCAGCCGGTCGCCAAGCAGAACGGCGTGCTCTGGGTCAACGATTCCAAGGCCACCAACCCGCACGCAGCAGCCGCGTCACTGGCCACCTTTGAAAACGTCATCTGGATCGCCGGCGGCCTGTCCAAGGGCGTCAGCTACGACCACCTGGTCCGGGACCACGCCGCCCGGCTCAAGGCTGTGGTACTCATCGGTACGGACACCGCCGCGCTTGCGGAGGCCTTGCAGCGACACGCGCCGGATGTCCCCGTGATCACGACGCCGCCGGGCGACACTGAAAATATGCAGACTGCCGCAACGGGCGGAGCCACCACGGACAGCTCGCCGGATTCCGGTGCGGCCGTGATGTCCCGGGCCGTTGCGTCAGCGGCGCAGCTGGCGGCATCAGGCGACACCGTGCTGATGGCCCCGGCAGCTGCTTCCATGGATCAGTTCTCTTCCTATGCTCACCGCGGCGACGCCTTTATTGAAGCTGTCCGCGAGCTGGTGGAAGGGCAGGCCCAGACCGGCGAGGAGTAA
- the murF gene encoding UDP-N-acetylmuramoyl-tripeptide--D-alanyl-D-alanine ligase yields the protein MIALTAAEIADITHGRLDADPGITPLSVVTDSREAAAGSLYVAKPGEHADGHDFVAAAFSRGAVLVLAERPVTGPDGVNYPAVLVEDAVLAMGALAAEAVRRIRLARSAAGDPLTVIGITGSAGKTTTKDLLAGILTQQGVTVAPQGSYNGEVGVPLTVFRADTQTRYLVIEMGATGIGHIRYLAGMVRPDIGVVLGIGTAHAGEFGGVDNIAQAKGELVEALAAGGTAVINLDDDRVAAMRSRTGATVLGFSAEGRPDATVRAENPDTNAGGNPEFELVLPGAETGLHVSSRLIGAHHTGNLLAAAAAAHAAGVSGKDIAASLSTQSAASRWRMERTERADGVTIINDAYNANPESMRAALRTLADLGRGRRTWAVLGAMLELGPDSIREHTVVGTQVVRLNISRLVVVGREARALYVSAVQEGSWGDECVFAETAEDAYALLNAELEPGDLVLFKSSNSVGLRHLGDRIALPPQSTEPTDEGSELL from the coding sequence ATGATTGCACTTACTGCGGCGGAAATCGCCGATATCACACACGGACGCCTGGACGCCGATCCGGGGATCACGCCCCTTTCGGTGGTCACCGATTCGCGCGAGGCTGCCGCCGGGTCGCTATACGTGGCGAAACCTGGCGAGCACGCTGATGGCCACGACTTCGTTGCCGCCGCCTTCAGCCGCGGTGCGGTGCTGGTCCTCGCCGAGCGCCCCGTAACGGGCCCGGACGGCGTCAACTATCCGGCCGTCCTGGTAGAGGATGCCGTGCTGGCCATGGGCGCGCTGGCCGCCGAAGCGGTCCGTCGGATCCGCCTGGCCCGGTCTGCCGCAGGCGACCCCCTGACCGTCATCGGGATCACCGGTTCCGCCGGGAAGACCACCACGAAGGACCTCCTCGCCGGCATCCTCACCCAGCAGGGCGTCACCGTTGCCCCGCAGGGGTCCTACAACGGCGAGGTGGGCGTACCGCTCACCGTCTTCCGCGCCGACACCCAAACGCGGTACCTGGTGATCGAGATGGGTGCCACAGGCATCGGGCACATCCGCTACCTGGCCGGCATGGTCAGGCCTGACATCGGCGTCGTCCTCGGCATCGGCACTGCCCACGCCGGGGAGTTCGGCGGCGTGGACAACATTGCCCAGGCCAAGGGCGAACTGGTGGAGGCCCTCGCCGCCGGCGGCACCGCCGTCATCAACCTCGACGACGACCGCGTCGCTGCCATGCGCAGCCGCACCGGCGCCACCGTGCTGGGCTTCTCGGCCGAAGGACGCCCTGACGCGACCGTTCGGGCCGAGAATCCGGACACAAACGCTGGGGGCAACCCGGAATTCGAGCTCGTCCTGCCCGGCGCCGAAACAGGCCTGCACGTCAGCAGCCGCCTCATCGGCGCCCACCACACCGGCAACCTCCTCGCCGCAGCAGCGGCCGCGCACGCGGCCGGAGTGTCCGGCAAGGACATCGCCGCATCGCTGAGCACACAGTCAGCAGCCAGCCGTTGGCGGATGGAACGCACTGAACGTGCTGACGGCGTGACCATCATCAACGACGCCTACAACGCCAACCCGGAGTCCATGCGGGCGGCCCTGCGCACGCTGGCCGACCTTGGCCGCGGACGGCGCACCTGGGCCGTCCTGGGCGCCATGCTGGAACTGGGACCCGATTCCATCCGTGAACACACCGTTGTGGGCACCCAGGTGGTCCGCCTGAACATTTCCCGGCTGGTCGTCGTCGGCCGCGAAGCCCGCGCACTCTACGTTTCCGCCGTCCAGGAGGGTTCCTGGGGCGACGAATGCGTCTTTGCCGAAACCGCCGAGGACGCCTATGCGCTCCTGAACGCCGAGCTTGAGCCCGGCGACCTGGTGCTTTTCAAGTCGTCCAACAGCGTTGGACTGCGGCACCTGGGCGATCGGATAGCATTACCCCCACAATCCACCGAACCCACCGATGAAGGGAGCGAGCTGCTGTGA
- the mraY gene encoding phospho-N-acetylmuramoyl-pentapeptide-transferase codes for MIALLIGAGLALLFALVGTPLFIRLLVRKSYGQFIRDDGPTSHHTKRGTPTMGGTVVVGAVLLSYGLTHLIMWMMNPASAGPSASALILLFLMVGMGLVGFLDDFIKISRQRSLGLDAKAKLILQAAVGIAFAILALNFPDPDGLTPASTKISLVRDIPWLDLAFAGTVVGAILFVLWSNLIVTAATNGVNLTDGLDGLAAGASVMVFGAYTLMGIWQNNQACGSPREAGSGCYSVRDPLDLALLAAILSAALVGFLWWNTSPAKIFMGDTGSLAIGGAIAGFAILSRTELLLGIIGGLFVLITLSVIIQVGYFKATGGKRVFKMAPLQHHFELKGWAEVTVVVRFWILGGLFVAVGLGVFYAEWVVLL; via the coding sequence GTGATTGCACTACTTATCGGCGCAGGACTTGCCCTGCTGTTTGCCTTGGTGGGAACGCCGCTGTTTATCCGCTTGCTTGTCCGCAAGAGCTACGGCCAATTCATCCGTGATGACGGACCCACGTCCCACCACACCAAACGCGGCACTCCCACCATGGGCGGCACCGTGGTGGTGGGCGCGGTCCTGCTCAGCTACGGGCTGACCCACCTGATTATGTGGATGATGAACCCCGCCTCGGCAGGCCCCTCCGCCTCCGCCCTGATCCTGCTCTTCCTGATGGTCGGCATGGGGCTGGTGGGCTTCCTGGACGATTTCATCAAGATCTCCCGCCAGCGGAGCCTTGGCCTGGACGCGAAGGCCAAGCTCATCCTCCAGGCCGCGGTGGGCATAGCCTTCGCCATCCTGGCCCTGAACTTTCCCGACCCGGACGGCCTGACGCCGGCCTCGACCAAAATCTCCCTGGTCCGCGACATTCCCTGGCTGGACCTGGCCTTCGCCGGCACGGTGGTCGGCGCAATCCTCTTTGTCCTCTGGTCCAACCTGATCGTCACGGCGGCGACGAACGGCGTAAACCTGACGGACGGCCTGGACGGTCTCGCTGCCGGTGCCTCGGTCATGGTCTTCGGTGCCTACACGCTGATGGGCATCTGGCAGAACAACCAGGCCTGCGGCTCGCCGCGGGAAGCCGGCAGCGGCTGCTACTCCGTCCGCGACCCCCTGGACCTGGCGCTCCTGGCAGCCATCCTGAGCGCCGCCCTCGTGGGATTCCTCTGGTGGAACACCTCCCCGGCCAAGATCTTTATGGGTGACACCGGGTCATTGGCCATCGGCGGCGCGATCGCCGGCTTCGCCATCCTGTCGCGGACGGAACTGCTGCTGGGAATCATCGGCGGCCTGTTCGTCCTGATTACCCTGTCCGTGATCATCCAGGTGGGCTACTTCAAAGCAACCGGCGGTAAACGCGTCTTCAAGATGGCACCGCTGCAGCACCACTTCGAACTCAAGGGCTGGGCAGAAGTCACGGTGGTGGTCCGGTTCTGGATCCTGGGCGGTCTCTTCGTGGCCGTGGGCCTGGGTGTCTTCTACGCTGAATGGGTTGTGCTCCTGTGA
- the murG gene encoding undecaprenyldiphospho-muramoylpentapeptide beta-N-acetylglucosaminyltransferase, whose translation MTSQNLSIVLAGGGTAGHISPLLAIAAALRAAAPGARLLAVGTPAGMETRLVPAAGLDLATIDRVPFPRKPSVDLLRLPARLAGAVRQSGRILDDASADVLVGVGGYVCTPLYLAARRRGIPIVIHEANTRPGLANRVGSFLTRHVATAFDTTRLRHARHVGMPMRTEISSLDRDAARAAAREELGLDPTSPTLIVTGGSSGALSINRAVAASVEDLGAAGIQTLHITGRGKTVLGPDGGPLAAPGYRQLEYVDGMERVYAAADVLLARSGAATVCEVAAVGVPAVFVPLPIGNGEQALNAAGLVNAGGALLVQDKDFTAQWVASRLIPLVTDPGRLATMAASSRRLGIRNADQRMADLVLEAVSA comes from the coding sequence ATGACTTCCCAGAACCTGTCCATTGTCCTGGCGGGCGGCGGAACCGCCGGCCACATCAGCCCCCTTCTGGCCATCGCGGCCGCCCTGCGTGCAGCCGCGCCCGGAGCGAGGCTGCTGGCTGTGGGCACGCCCGCCGGCATGGAAACCCGGCTGGTGCCAGCCGCCGGCCTGGACCTGGCCACCATCGACCGGGTGCCGTTTCCGCGGAAACCTTCCGTTGACCTCCTCAGGCTGCCCGCACGGCTGGCCGGGGCGGTCAGGCAGTCCGGACGCATCCTCGACGACGCCTCGGCTGACGTCCTGGTGGGCGTCGGCGGCTACGTCTGCACACCCCTGTACCTCGCCGCCCGGCGCCGGGGAATCCCCATCGTGATCCATGAGGCCAATACCAGGCCCGGCCTGGCCAACCGGGTGGGATCGTTCCTGACCCGTCACGTGGCCACCGCCTTCGACACCACGCGCCTGCGTCACGCCCGCCATGTGGGCATGCCCATGCGGACCGAAATCTCCAGCCTGGACCGTGACGCTGCCCGCGCCGCCGCGCGCGAAGAACTGGGCCTGGATCCCACGTCGCCAACGCTGATTGTGACCGGCGGTTCTTCCGGGGCCCTGAGCATCAACCGCGCAGTCGCAGCCTCCGTCGAGGATCTTGGCGCGGCGGGGATCCAGACACTCCACATCACCGGCCGCGGCAAGACGGTTTTGGGGCCCGACGGCGGCCCGCTCGCCGCGCCGGGCTACCGGCAGCTGGAGTACGTGGACGGCATGGAACGGGTGTACGCCGCCGCCGACGTGCTGCTGGCGCGGTCCGGCGCAGCCACGGTCTGCGAAGTGGCCGCCGTGGGAGTGCCGGCAGTGTTTGTCCCGCTGCCCATCGGCAACGGCGAGCAGGCGCTCAACGCGGCGGGGCTCGTGAACGCCGGCGGCGCACTCCTGGTCCAGGATAAGGACTTCACCGCGCAGTGGGTGGCCAGCAGGCTCATCCCCCTGGTCACCGACCCCGGCCGCCTGGCCACCATGGCCGCCAGCTCGCGCCGCCTTGGCATCAGAAACGCCGATCAGCGCATGGCTGACCTTGTCCTGGAAGCGGTATCCGCATGA
- the murC gene encoding UDP-N-acetylmuramate--L-alanine ligase, which yields MIPASIRSQESLGRVHFIGIGGVGMSAVARIMVARGVAVSGSDAKDLPVMAELAAASARIAVGYAAANLGNAQTVVAGSAIRADNPELVAARAAGLPVLHRSEALAATMGDDLVVTVAGTHGKSTTTSMITVLLQGAGMDPSFAIGANVPALGVNAAHGTSGVFVAEADESDGSFLNYRPKIAVVTNVEPDHLDYYGTAEAVYESFDHFTELLPADGVLIACADDAGAAALAGRTRARGNTRVVLYGTSEGSDLVLHDGGPGDVAVSSPAGRFALDLQVPGRHNALNAAAAVAVALELGVDAEAAARALAHFSGASRRFELKGEARGVRVYDDYAHHPTEVRAALTAARSVAGGHRVHVLFQPHLFSRTREFAREFADALNLADTALVLDIYPAREDPIPGVSSQLIAEHLSPGGRLVEPGGAVAALTDAAGPGDIILTVGAGDVTAFGPQIVQALGG from the coding sequence ATGATCCCCGCAAGCATCCGCAGCCAGGAGTCCCTGGGCCGAGTCCATTTCATCGGCATCGGCGGGGTGGGAATGTCCGCCGTGGCCCGCATCATGGTGGCCCGCGGCGTCGCCGTCAGCGGATCGGATGCCAAGGACCTTCCGGTGATGGCGGAGCTGGCCGCCGCCAGCGCGAGGATCGCCGTCGGATACGCCGCAGCCAACCTGGGCAATGCCCAGACTGTAGTGGCCGGCTCGGCGATCCGTGCGGACAACCCCGAACTGGTGGCCGCGCGTGCGGCCGGCCTGCCCGTGCTGCACCGCTCGGAAGCGCTGGCAGCCACCATGGGGGACGACCTCGTGGTGACCGTGGCAGGCACCCACGGCAAGTCCACCACCACCTCCATGATCACCGTCCTGCTCCAGGGCGCCGGGATGGATCCGTCGTTTGCGATCGGCGCCAACGTGCCTGCGCTCGGCGTCAATGCCGCCCACGGCACGTCAGGGGTCTTTGTGGCCGAAGCTGACGAGTCCGACGGCTCCTTCCTGAACTACCGGCCAAAGATAGCCGTGGTCACCAACGTCGAACCCGATCACCTGGACTACTACGGCACCGCCGAGGCCGTCTACGAGTCCTTCGACCACTTTACGGAGCTGCTTCCGGCCGACGGCGTACTGATCGCCTGCGCTGATGACGCCGGCGCCGCAGCCCTCGCAGGGCGCACGCGCGCGCGCGGCAACACCCGGGTGGTGCTGTACGGCACCTCGGAGGGGTCGGACCTGGTGCTGCACGACGGCGGCCCCGGGGACGTGGCGGTCTCCTCACCCGCCGGGCGGTTCGCCCTGGACCTGCAGGTCCCGGGCAGACACAACGCGCTGAACGCCGCCGCCGCCGTCGCCGTCGCGCTGGAGCTGGGGGTCGACGCCGAAGCTGCCGCGCGTGCCCTGGCGCACTTCTCTGGCGCTTCCCGGCGCTTTGAACTGAAAGGGGAGGCGCGCGGGGTGCGCGTCTATGACGACTATGCCCACCACCCCACCGAGGTCCGGGCCGCCCTGACGGCTGCACGGTCCGTGGCCGGAGGCCACCGCGTCCATGTCCTGTTCCAGCCGCACCTGTTCTCCCGCACCAGGGAGTTTGCCAGGGAGTTCGCAGATGCGCTGAACCTGGCAGACACCGCCCTGGTCCTGGACATATACCCCGCGCGCGAAGATCCCATCCCGGGAGTCAGCAGCCAGCTCATCGCCGAGCACCTGTCGCCCGGCGGACGCCTGGTGGAGCCGGGCGGGGCGGTTGCTGCCCTTACGGACGCCGCCGGACCCGGCGACATCATCCTGACCGTCGGGGCAGGGGATGTCACGGCCTTCGGACCGCAGATCGTGCAGGCTCTCGGTGGGTAG